One Nonomuraea angiospora DNA segment encodes these proteins:
- a CDS encoding TetR/AcrR family transcriptional regulator, whose translation MVKVGRPPQDPARQLERAHRILDAAAELILRWGYGKTTIDDVAKRAGVAKGTIYLHWKTRDELFAALLRRERVLMLAEVRRDAPATLGELYGGYARALLRRPLLQALMRGDSELLGKFTRQKQQAGRSPTMGPPLEAYVAELVKLGAVRAEPAEPAMVANAVLYGFLFVPDGLSREESAERIAFLVTDTIDRAMSTGRPLPGDDADAVARATLDFLAAAQEIAEQRLAASMGGPQQAQRSV comes from the coding sequence ATGGTCAAGGTAGGACGGCCACCGCAGGACCCCGCCCGGCAGCTGGAGCGGGCCCACCGGATCCTCGACGCCGCCGCCGAGCTGATCCTGCGCTGGGGCTACGGCAAGACCACGATCGACGATGTGGCCAAGCGCGCGGGCGTCGCCAAGGGCACCATCTACCTGCACTGGAAGACGCGCGACGAGCTCTTCGCCGCGTTGCTGCGCCGCGAGCGGGTGCTCATGCTGGCCGAGGTCCGCCGGGACGCGCCGGCCACGCTGGGCGAGCTGTACGGCGGCTACGCCCGCGCGCTGCTGCGCAGGCCGCTGCTCCAGGCACTCATGCGGGGCGATTCGGAGCTGCTGGGCAAGTTCACCCGCCAGAAGCAGCAGGCGGGCCGGTCGCCGACGATGGGCCCGCCCCTGGAGGCGTACGTGGCGGAGCTGGTCAAGCTGGGCGCGGTGCGCGCGGAGCCGGCCGAGCCCGCCATGGTGGCCAACGCCGTCCTGTACGGCTTCCTGTTCGTGCCGGACGGCCTGTCCCGGGAGGAGTCCGCCGAGCGGATCGCGTTCCTGGTGACCGACACCATCGACCGGGCCATGAGCACCGGCCGCCCCCTGCCCGGCGACGACGCCGACGCCGTCGCGCGGGCCACCCTCGACTTCCTCGCCGCCGCGCAGGAGATCGCCGAGCAGCGGCTGGCGGCCTCCATGGGTGGGCCGCAGCAGGCGCAAAGGAGCGTGTGA
- a CDS encoding sugar isomerase domain-containing protein, translated as MDLVMAFADEARSRLDRLVTGELPAIRRAGALIAAAVRAGGVVHAYGTGHSEAVALEVAGRAGGLIPTNRLTLRDPVVLGSADPGEFDPLAERDPRTAHQVLALHTIEKSDVFVIASNSGGNGSTVEMARLVKERGLPLIAITSLAHSGAITSRHPSGERLFELADIVIDNLAPYGDAVLPTEHGPVCGISSITSALAVQLMVAEAIGLLQADGTIPPVYLSANIPGADAHNDALVARYAGRIRTGAL; from the coding sequence ATGGATCTTGTGATGGCCTTCGCCGACGAGGCGCGCTCCCGGCTGGACCGGCTGGTGACCGGAGAGCTGCCCGCCATCAGGCGGGCGGGGGCGCTGATCGCCGCGGCCGTGCGCGCCGGCGGCGTCGTGCACGCGTACGGGACGGGGCACTCGGAGGCGGTGGCGCTGGAGGTGGCGGGCCGGGCGGGCGGTCTCATCCCGACCAACCGGCTCACCCTGCGCGACCCGGTGGTGCTGGGCTCGGCCGACCCCGGCGAGTTCGACCCGCTGGCCGAGCGCGACCCGCGCACCGCGCACCAGGTGCTGGCCCTGCACACGATCGAGAAGTCCGACGTCTTCGTCATCGCCTCCAACTCGGGCGGCAACGGCTCGACCGTGGAGATGGCCCGGCTGGTCAAGGAGCGCGGCCTGCCGCTGATCGCGATCACCTCCCTGGCCCACTCCGGCGCCATCACCTCGCGCCATCCGTCGGGGGAGCGGCTGTTCGAGCTGGCGGACATCGTGATCGACAACCTCGCCCCGTACGGCGACGCCGTCCTGCCGACCGAGCACGGCCCGGTCTGCGGCATCTCCTCGATCACCTCGGCGCTGGCCGTGCAGCTGATGGTCGCCGAGGCGATCGGCCTGCTCCAGGCCGATGGAACGATCCCGCCGGTCTACCTGTCGGCCAACATCCCCGGCGCCGACGCGCACAACGACGCCCTCGTGGCCCGCTACGCCGGGCGGATCAGGACCGGAGCGCTGTGA
- a CDS encoding BadF/BadG/BcrA/BcrD ATPase family protein, which produces MMLFAGVDAGGTTTRAALHAADGTRLGYGTAGPGNPAAHGGPAAGAAIEQALRRALDGLDPSLVAASVAGVAGADGGFAEVLRRVWTACGIASPPRLVGDVDVAYAAGTPASSGTLLLAGTGAAAARFSGRAVAAVADGLGWLLGDEGGGFWIGRAGVRAAVRALDRGLPYGPLVELVSAHFGVTGEPRRRADAIVRLAQADRMLVGAAAPLVAEAAAAGDERAAEIAGAAARRLVATAGRVHGEGPIVLAGGVLAADGPVRAAVMELLAGREVVTARDGAAGASWLAALDRLGDLGAHARFTTACH; this is translated from the coding sequence ATGATGCTCTTCGCCGGCGTGGACGCCGGCGGCACCACCACCCGGGCCGCCCTCCACGCGGCGGACGGGACCAGGCTCGGCTACGGCACCGCCGGCCCCGGCAACCCGGCCGCGCACGGCGGCCCGGCCGCCGGGGCCGCGATCGAGCAGGCCCTGCGCCGCGCGCTCGACGGCCTGGACCCCTCGCTGGTGGCCGCCTCGGTGGCCGGGGTGGCGGGCGCGGACGGCGGCTTCGCCGAGGTGCTGCGGCGCGTCTGGACCGCCTGCGGCATCGCCTCCCCGCCCAGGCTGGTGGGTGACGTGGACGTCGCCTACGCGGCCGGCACCCCGGCGTCCTCGGGCACGTTGCTGCTGGCCGGGACGGGGGCGGCGGCCGCCCGCTTCTCCGGTCGCGCGGTGGCGGCCGTCGCCGACGGGCTCGGGTGGCTGCTCGGCGACGAGGGCGGAGGCTTCTGGATCGGCCGGGCCGGGGTGCGCGCGGCCGTCCGCGCGCTCGATCGCGGCCTGCCGTACGGGCCGCTGGTGGAGCTGGTCAGCGCGCACTTCGGCGTGACGGGGGAGCCGCGGCGGCGCGCCGACGCGATCGTGCGGCTCGCGCAGGCCGACCGGATGCTGGTGGGGGCCGCGGCGCCGCTCGTGGCCGAGGCGGCGGCGGCCGGGGACGAGCGCGCGGCGGAGATCGCCGGCGCGGCCGCGCGGCGGCTGGTGGCGACGGCGGGCCGGGTGCACGGCGAGGGCCCGATCGTGCTGGCGGGCGGGGTGCTGGCCGCCGACGGCCCGGTACGCGCGGCGGTCATGGAGCTGCTGGCCGGGCGGGAGGTGGTCACCGCGCGGGACGGCGCGGCGGGGGCGAGCTGGCTGGCCGCGCTCGACCGCCTGGGCGACCTCGGCGCGCACGCGCGCTTCACCACGGCTTGCCATTAA